Proteins from one Planctomyces sp. SH-PL62 genomic window:
- a CDS encoding polymorphic toxin-type HINT domain-containing protein: protein MIAAWLLGGALCLASGVDEGAEPGGPDRAAYEAAKAAAGRDADAHVRLALWCEAHGMAAEKSTHLNRAVLLAPDHARARGLLGYVQRDGKWMRPAEAARAVEESPEQQALMREYLERRAKARDGADDQYKLALWCEENGLTLAMTAHLHRTLQLDPGREGAWRRLGFKKVGSRWVNPDVEAAMKAEREAQAKADRAWRPKLEKLRDALSNKSRDKRAEAQAALAAIEDPRAVPSIWQVFARGGDENRQRIAVDVLGRVEGSGASTALATLALFSPHPAVRSDASALLIRRDPREFAGLLAASIRDEVKYKVKPVDGPGSQGELLVEGEDARVRRFYRPLQNPTLLPGDQVGTDANGNLVANRPLGSYVGPIVSRDDAASFALGLPTAGVFSPLGGMGYDPITGLPMVSGVGAFQTSQQRPDVAAATLERAGVPSGLSQTVVGRIADSQASVRNAFGAMQLYGNTLRPIYQESLQIPLQQMMAEAQTSALVAREQLARDVADIEAHNAPIRDVNERATTILKTVSGEDRGDDRQKWMNWVLDLQGYGQPFRAQSQPPAEVVEQVPIAFQPQSVALPTTSVVGYRIGPSCFAGGTLVRTLRGDRPIEQIEPGDLVLGQDTTTGELHYKPVVEVLHNPPNWTYAIDLGRETVHPTGIHRFWKAGHGWVMARDLKPGDRLRTVGGTVEVVSAEKEKVQPVFNLLLSGGDNYCVGSLGLIAHDNGFVEPVAAPFDGVPATAELVAAKKP from the coding sequence ATGATCGCCGCATGGTTGCTGGGTGGAGCGTTGTGCCTGGCCTCGGGCGTCGACGAGGGCGCCGAGCCCGGCGGGCCCGACCGCGCCGCGTACGAGGCGGCGAAGGCCGCGGCGGGGCGCGACGCCGACGCCCACGTGCGCCTCGCCCTCTGGTGCGAGGCGCACGGGATGGCGGCCGAGAAGTCCACCCACCTCAACCGCGCCGTCCTCCTGGCCCCCGACCACGCCAGGGCGCGCGGGCTCCTGGGCTACGTCCAACGCGACGGCAAGTGGATGCGGCCCGCCGAGGCCGCCCGCGCCGTCGAGGAATCGCCCGAGCAGCAGGCCCTGATGCGCGAGTACCTGGAGCGTCGCGCGAAGGCCCGCGACGGGGCCGACGACCAGTACAAGCTGGCCCTCTGGTGCGAGGAGAACGGGCTGACGCTGGCGATGACGGCCCACCTCCACCGGACGCTCCAGCTCGACCCCGGCCGCGAGGGCGCCTGGCGTCGGCTGGGGTTCAAGAAAGTCGGCTCCCGCTGGGTCAACCCGGACGTCGAGGCGGCGATGAAGGCCGAGCGCGAGGCCCAGGCGAAGGCCGACCGCGCCTGGCGGCCGAAGCTGGAGAAGCTCCGCGACGCCCTGTCGAACAAGAGCCGCGACAAGCGGGCCGAGGCCCAGGCCGCGCTCGCGGCGATCGAGGACCCCCGCGCCGTCCCCTCGATCTGGCAGGTCTTCGCCCGGGGGGGCGACGAGAACCGGCAGCGGATCGCGGTCGACGTCCTCGGCCGCGTCGAGGGCTCGGGCGCGTCGACGGCCCTGGCCACCCTGGCCCTGTTCAGCCCCCACCCGGCGGTGCGCTCCGACGCCTCGGCCCTGCTCATCCGCCGCGACCCCCGCGAATTCGCGGGCCTGCTCGCCGCCTCGATCCGCGACGAGGTCAAGTACAAGGTCAAGCCCGTCGACGGCCCCGGCTCGCAGGGCGAGCTGCTCGTCGAGGGGGAGGACGCCCGGGTCCGCCGCTTCTACCGGCCGCTCCAGAACCCCACGCTCCTCCCCGGCGACCAGGTCGGGACGGACGCGAACGGCAACCTCGTCGCCAACCGGCCGCTCGGGAGCTACGTCGGGCCCATCGTCTCTCGGGACGACGCGGCCTCGTTCGCACTCGGCCTGCCCACGGCGGGGGTCTTTTCGCCGCTCGGCGGCATGGGCTATGACCCGATCACGGGGCTCCCGATGGTGTCGGGAGTCGGGGCCTTCCAGACCTCCCAGCAACGCCCCGACGTGGCCGCCGCGACGCTTGAACGGGCGGGGGTGCCCTCGGGCCTGAGCCAGACGGTCGTGGGCCGGATCGCGGACTCGCAGGCGAGCGTGAGAAACGCCTTCGGCGCGATGCAGCTGTACGGCAACACCCTTCGTCCGATCTACCAGGAGTCGCTCCAGATCCCGCTCCAGCAGATGATGGCCGAGGCCCAGACGTCGGCCCTGGTGGCCCGCGAGCAGCTCGCCCGGGACGTGGCCGACATCGAGGCCCACAACGCGCCGATCCGGGACGTCAACGAGCGAGCGACGACGATCCTCAAGACGGTCAGCGGCGAGGACCGGGGCGACGACCGCCAGAAGTGGATGAACTGGGTGCTCGACCTGCAAGGCTACGGCCAGCCGTTCCGGGCCCAGTCCCAGCCGCCGGCCGAGGTCGTCGAGCAGGTGCCGATCGCCTTCCAGCCCCAGTCGGTCGCCTTGCCGACGACGTCCGTGGTCGGCTACCGGATCGGCCCCTCCTGCTTCGCCGGGGGGACGCTCGTCCGCACCCTGCGGGGCGACCGGCCGATCGAGCAGATCGAGCCCGGCGACCTGGTCCTCGGCCAGGACACGACCACGGGCGAGCTCCACTACAAGCCGGTGGTCGAAGTCCTCCACAACCCGCCCAACTGGACCTACGCGATCGACCTGGGCAGGGAGACCGTGCACCCCACCGGCATCCACCGCTTCTGGAAGGCGGGACACGGCTGGGTCATGGCGCGGGACCTCAAGCCCGGCGACCGCCTCCGCACCGTGGGCGGCACCGTGGAGGTCGTCTCGGCCGAGAAGGAGAAGGTCCAGCCGGTGTTCA
- a CDS encoding xanthine dehydrogenase family protein molybdopterin-binding subunit, with product MKAREDWKVEALKAAGVAADYDEAVDLVPYRFDEADAFEPSRRGVLKALGAGLLIAVAADAAPAKAKGEEPPRRRGGGRGGPFGRGAATMAARLHLGEDGSITVMTGKVECGQGARMELAQAAAEELRVPFERVQLIMGDTEAAPDDGGTYGSLSTPATVPAIRLGCASARELLAASAARRWDVDAAEIVVEEGRARHPKKADEALAYADLARDPEAARAMAAAVAPDVALTPVSAWKVLGRSIAKPTGRDIVTGAHVYPSDVVRPGMLHGKVLRAPRYGASLTAVDLAPARAMPGVVAVRDGDFVGVAAPTAARAQAALDAIAKTAEWTAPPHPSSEDLPRFLREHAQGGLPDRPIFEEGAKGLKASYDVAYIQHVPMEPRAAVAEWEDGKVTAWVGTQTPFPVRGELARAFGLAEDRARVIVPDFGGGFGGKHSGEYAVEAARLAKAAGKPVRVVWTRAEEFAWAQFRPAAAIEMEASLDAEGRIATWRHLNVNSGGGSVQTPYRAGRADCRFLQSDPPLRHGSYRALASTANTFARESFMDELAALAGRDPLAFRLANLDEPRLRDVLAEAASRFGWEARSKAGEPGKGVGLACGLDKGGFVAACVAVSVDRKDGTITVDEVCQVFDCGKILNPENLRTQVEGAIVMGLGPALTEAIAFQDGMVTNGSFRDYRVPHFADLPRLDVHLLDRPDAPSSGAGETPIIAVAPAVANAVFAATGVRVRAMPIRLPAPEAAGK from the coding sequence ATGAAGGCCCGAGAAGACTGGAAGGTCGAGGCCTTGAAGGCCGCCGGCGTGGCCGCCGACTACGACGAGGCGGTGGACCTCGTCCCCTACCGATTCGACGAGGCCGACGCGTTCGAACCCAGCCGCCGGGGCGTGCTGAAGGCCCTGGGCGCGGGGCTGCTGATCGCCGTCGCGGCCGACGCGGCCCCGGCGAAGGCGAAGGGGGAGGAGCCTCCCCGGCGTCGAGGAGGGGGCCGCGGCGGCCCCTTCGGCCGGGGCGCGGCCACGATGGCGGCGCGGCTTCATCTCGGCGAGGACGGCTCGATCACCGTCATGACCGGCAAGGTCGAGTGCGGCCAGGGCGCCCGGATGGAGCTGGCCCAGGCCGCCGCCGAGGAGCTGCGCGTCCCGTTCGAACGCGTTCAATTGATCATGGGAGACACCGAGGCCGCGCCCGACGACGGCGGGACCTACGGCAGCCTCTCGACCCCGGCGACCGTCCCGGCGATCCGCCTGGGCTGCGCCTCGGCCCGCGAGCTGCTGGCCGCCTCCGCCGCGAGGCGATGGGACGTCGACGCGGCCGAAATCGTCGTCGAGGAGGGCCGGGCCCGCCACCCGAAGAAGGCCGACGAGGCCCTGGCCTACGCCGACCTGGCGCGCGACCCCGAGGCCGCCCGCGCGATGGCCGCGGCGGTCGCCCCGGACGTCGCCCTCACGCCGGTCTCGGCCTGGAAGGTGCTGGGCCGGTCGATCGCCAAGCCGACCGGTCGAGACATCGTCACGGGCGCGCACGTCTATCCGTCCGACGTCGTCCGCCCCGGCATGCTCCACGGCAAGGTCCTCCGCGCCCCGCGCTACGGGGCCTCGCTCACGGCGGTGGACCTCGCGCCGGCGAGGGCGATGCCGGGCGTCGTCGCGGTCCGCGACGGCGACTTCGTGGGCGTCGCCGCTCCCACCGCGGCCCGCGCGCAGGCCGCGCTCGACGCGATCGCGAAGACCGCCGAGTGGACCGCACCGCCGCACCCGTCGAGCGAGGACCTGCCGAGGTTCCTGCGCGAGCACGCCCAGGGGGGCCTCCCCGACCGCCCGATCTTCGAGGAGGGGGCGAAGGGGCTGAAGGCGTCGTATGACGTGGCCTACATCCAGCACGTCCCCATGGAGCCCCGCGCGGCGGTGGCCGAGTGGGAGGACGGGAAGGTCACGGCCTGGGTCGGCACCCAGACCCCGTTCCCCGTCCGCGGCGAGCTGGCGCGGGCCTTCGGCCTGGCCGAAGACCGCGCGCGGGTGATCGTCCCGGACTTCGGCGGCGGCTTCGGCGGCAAGCACTCCGGCGAGTACGCCGTCGAGGCCGCGCGGCTGGCGAAGGCGGCGGGCAAGCCCGTCCGGGTCGTCTGGACCCGCGCCGAGGAATTCGCCTGGGCCCAGTTCCGACCCGCCGCCGCCATCGAGATGGAGGCCTCGCTCGACGCCGAGGGCCGGATCGCGACCTGGCGGCACCTCAACGTCAACTCGGGCGGCGGCTCGGTCCAGACGCCGTATCGCGCGGGCCGGGCCGATTGCCGCTTCCTCCAGTCCGATCCGCCGCTGCGGCACGGCTCTTACCGGGCCCTCGCCAGCACGGCCAACACCTTCGCCCGCGAGTCCTTCATGGACGAGCTGGCCGCGCTCGCCGGCCGTGACCCCCTGGCCTTCCGCCTGGCGAACCTCGACGAGCCCCGCCTCCGCGACGTGCTGGCCGAGGCCGCCTCGCGGTTCGGCTGGGAGGCGCGGTCGAAGGCCGGGGAGCCCGGCAAGGGGGTCGGCCTGGCCTGCGGGCTGGACAAGGGGGGCTTCGTCGCCGCCTGCGTCGCCGTCTCGGTCGACCGCAAGGACGGGACGATCACCGTCGACGAGGTCTGCCAGGTATTCGATTGCGGCAAGATCCTCAACCCGGAGAACCTCCGCACCCAGGTCGAAGGGGCGATCGTCATGGGCCTCGGCCCCGCGCTCACGGAGGCGATCGCCTTCCAGGACGGCATGGTCACCAACGGCTCGTTCCGGGACTACCGCGTCCCCCACTTCGCCGACCTGCCCAGGCTCGACGTCCACCTCCTCGACCGCCCCGACGCCCCCTCGTCCGGCGCGGGGGAGACCCCGATCATCGCCGTGGCCCCGGCCGTCGCCAACGCCGTCTTCGCCGCGACCGGCGTGCGCGTCCGTGCCATGCCGATCCGCCTCCCCGCCCCCGAGGCCGCGGGGAAATGA
- a CDS encoding (2Fe-2S)-binding protein, producing MGAEATVRFTVNGQAREVATDPERTLLDVLREDLGLLGTKYGCGEGLCGACSVLVEGRRMNACRTAVSKVEGRSVVTVEGLAKGEALHPVQEAFLELGAYQCGFCTAGMIVSAVALLDANPSPTDAEISAGMNRNICRCCSYPKIVKAVRRAVELAGGGVR from the coding sequence ATGGGCGCGGAAGCGACGGTTCGGTTCACGGTGAACGGCCAGGCGCGGGAGGTCGCGACCGACCCCGAGCGGACGCTTCTGGACGTCCTGCGGGAGGATCTCGGGCTCCTCGGCACCAAGTACGGCTGCGGCGAGGGCCTCTGCGGCGCGTGCTCGGTCCTGGTCGAGGGCCGGCGGATGAACGCCTGCCGCACGGCCGTCTCGAAGGTCGAGGGCCGATCGGTCGTCACCGTCGAGGGGCTCGCCAAGGGCGAGGCGCTCCACCCGGTGCAGGAGGCGTTCCTGGAACTCGGCGCCTATCAGTGCGGGTTCTGCACGGCGGGGATGATCGTCTCGGCCGTGGCCCTTCTGGACGCCAACCCGAGCCCCACCGACGCCGAAATCTCGGCCGGGATGAACCGGAACATCTGCCGTTGCTGCAGCTATCCCAAGATCGTCAAGGCCGTGCGACGGGCCGTCGAGCTGGCCGGGGGAGGCGTGCGATGA
- a CDS encoding (2Fe-2S) ferredoxin domain-containing protein yields MEKREELHRKAVKKAESRGISTTGEGGYARHVLLCLGTSCCGGEDHREVGRRLDKRLGKLEKEGVYVYRTRVQCLSFCQAGPVLVVYPDGVWYHSVTVEVLDRIIDEHLLGGRVVAEYAFARNPMNETTPARPGGESAS; encoded by the coding sequence ATGGAGAAGCGCGAGGAACTGCACCGCAAGGCCGTCAAGAAGGCCGAGTCGCGAGGGATCTCGACGACCGGCGAGGGGGGCTACGCCCGACACGTCCTGCTCTGCCTGGGGACGAGTTGCTGCGGCGGCGAGGACCATCGCGAGGTCGGCCGGCGGCTCGACAAGCGGCTCGGCAAGCTGGAGAAGGAAGGCGTTTACGTCTATCGGACCCGCGTGCAATGCCTGAGCTTCTGCCAGGCCGGGCCGGTCCTCGTCGTCTACCCGGACGGGGTCTGGTACCACTCGGTGACGGTCGAGGTCCTGGACCGGATCATCGACGAGCACCTCCTGGGGGGCCGGGTGGTCGCCGAGTACGCCTTCGCCCGCAACCCCATGAACGAAACGACGCCGGCGCGCCCGGGGGGCGAGTCGGCGTCTTGA
- a CDS encoding alkaline phosphatase family protein encodes MNPLRLALAALILLGTASQATADDSRTEPTGPITKTKNVILIMSDGLRWQEVFSGADPALLNKKDGGVADVEATKKAYDRETPEARREALLPFLSTVVARQGRLYGDAGNEGRVTNGKNFSYPGYSEVFTGFGDPRIDSNDKFDNPNVTVLEWLDAKPEFRGKVAAFGSWDVFPYILNRNRSGLKIVACWEPPSGEDLTPQEKLLGEVNSKVHRLWAGCGYDVFTFHIALENLKREKSRVAFIGFGETDEFAHAGRYDQYLDSARKFDGYVETLWNTLQSMPEYKDSTTLILTTDHGRGDAPSDWKHHGEKVKGAERIWVGVLGPDTHPRGDAELAPADQNQIAATLAALLGEDYNAYQPRAGAPISSAFAAP; translated from the coding sequence ATGAATCCCCTGCGCCTCGCCCTTGCGGCCCTGATCCTCCTCGGGACGGCCTCCCAGGCCACGGCGGACGACTCCCGCACCGAGCCGACCGGGCCGATCACGAAGACCAAGAACGTGATCCTGATCATGTCGGACGGACTCCGCTGGCAGGAGGTCTTCTCGGGCGCCGACCCCGCGCTCCTCAACAAGAAGGATGGCGGGGTCGCCGACGTCGAGGCGACCAAAAAGGCCTACGACCGCGAGACCCCCGAGGCCCGCCGCGAGGCCCTGCTGCCGTTCCTGTCCACGGTCGTCGCCAGGCAAGGGCGGCTCTACGGCGACGCCGGCAACGAGGGCCGGGTGACCAACGGCAAGAACTTCTCCTACCCCGGCTACAGCGAGGTCTTCACCGGCTTCGGCGACCCCCGCATCGACAGCAACGACAAGTTCGACAACCCCAACGTCACCGTCCTGGAGTGGCTCGACGCCAAGCCCGAGTTCCGGGGCAAGGTCGCCGCGTTCGGCTCCTGGGACGTCTTCCCGTACATCCTCAACCGCAACCGCAGCGGGCTCAAGATCGTCGCCTGCTGGGAGCCCCCTTCCGGCGAGGACCTGACCCCGCAAGAGAAGCTGCTCGGCGAGGTCAACTCCAAGGTCCACCGCCTCTGGGCCGGATGCGGCTACGACGTGTTCACCTTCCACATCGCGCTTGAGAACCTCAAGCGCGAGAAGTCCCGCGTGGCCTTCATCGGCTTCGGCGAGACCGACGAGTTCGCCCACGCCGGGCGCTACGACCAGTACCTGGACTCCGCCCGCAAGTTCGACGGCTACGTCGAGACCCTGTGGAACACGCTCCAGAGCATGCCGGAGTACAAGGACTCCACGACCCTGATCCTCACCACCGACCACGGCCGAGGCGACGCCCCGTCCGACTGGAAGCATCACGGCGAGAAGGTCAAGGGCGCCGAGCGCATCTGGGTCGGCGTCCTCGGCCCCGACACGCATCCCCGAGGGGACGCGGAACTCGCCCCGGCCGACCAGAACCAGATCGCCGCGACCCTCGCCGCCCTGCTGGGCGAGGACTACAACGCCTACCAGCCCAGGGCCGGAGCCCCCATCTCATCGGCCTTCGCCGCCCCCTGA
- a CDS encoding DUF1553 domain-containing protein, translated as MSRPKGISAARLVAPRAIAAALAWTLALASSAVPARADDAVVYNRDVRPILAENCFACHGPDSAARKADLRLDVREAAVEMGAVEPGDLEASSLVARIETDDKHEVMPPPGSHKTLTAEQKDVLKRWIAQGAEYQAHWSLIAPTRSALPKTADASWGRTPIDAFILSALESKGIKPAPEADRRTLARRASLDLTGLPPNPEEVEAFVADASPDAYEKYVDALLRSPAWGEHRGRYWLDAARYADTHGYHFDNFREMWTYREWVVEALNANMPFDRFTIEQLAGDLLPNRTLDQRIASGFNRCAMSTNEGGTIAEENLVGYTRDRTETVGQVFLGLTVGCAVCHDHKFDPISQKEFYELSAFFNNSTQPAFDGNVKDSAPIIPVPRPEDASRWEALPALLTAAKAEVDARSQAARDEFDAWLASQTAETVAAALPAGDLRLSAGLPDRGEGSPQVAFESTAIGDFEKDQAFSFGAWIKLPKAGATGSVLARMDDPHGHRGWDLWIEGKKVAAHIVHQWPDDALKAVSRDEIPTETWTHVFMTYDGSGKASGVKIYVDGKPQATVAAADRLKETIRTDVPLKVGRRHASARIPEVGIAEVRIHGRALADAEVADLAGFGRAGAFLARPADQRPATEADALFAWWLAARDPASRELRAKLAALEAEQGAIKARGTVAFVTEEKSEEAAAFLLFRGEYDQRRDPLKAATPAALPPMPEELPRNRLGFAQWLLRPEHPLTSRVTVNRFWQEIFGQGLVRTTGDLGISGETPSHPELLDWLAVEFRESGWDVKRFFKLLVTSSAYRQSAAATPEKLEADPANRLLSRGPRFRMDAEMIRDYALSASGLLVAKIGGPSVRPYQPEGVWEAVAMPESNTRNYKADSGDGLYRRSLYTFWKRAAPPASMEILNAPSREVCTVRRDRTDTPLQALVTLNDPQFVESARVLAQRVLAGSPDFESRVDALARRALARPLREEEASVLRQSLDRLAAYYQAHAEDAEKLLAVGESPRDPNLAPVEAAAWTMIANQLLNLDEALNK; from the coding sequence ATGAGCCGACCGAAGGGGATCTCCGCCGCCCGCCTCGTCGCGCCCCGCGCGATCGCCGCGGCGCTGGCCTGGACGCTGGCGCTGGCGTCGTCGGCCGTGCCGGCGAGGGCCGACGACGCCGTGGTCTACAACCGCGACGTCCGGCCGATCCTGGCCGAGAACTGCTTCGCCTGCCACGGCCCCGACTCCGCCGCCCGCAAGGCCGACCTCCGGCTCGACGTGCGCGAGGCCGCCGTCGAGATGGGCGCCGTCGAGCCCGGCGACCTGGAGGCGAGCAGCCTCGTCGCCCGCATCGAGACCGACGACAAGCACGAGGTCATGCCCCCCCCGGGGTCGCACAAGACGCTGACCGCCGAGCAGAAGGACGTCCTGAAGCGCTGGATCGCCCAGGGGGCCGAATACCAGGCCCACTGGTCGCTGATCGCGCCCACGCGGTCCGCCCTGCCGAAGACCGCCGACGCCTCGTGGGGCCGCACGCCCATCGACGCCTTCATCCTGTCGGCCCTGGAGTCGAAGGGGATCAAGCCCGCCCCCGAGGCCGACCGCCGGACCCTCGCGCGGCGGGCGAGCCTGGACCTGACCGGCCTCCCCCCCAACCCGGAGGAAGTCGAGGCGTTCGTCGCCGACGCCTCGCCCGACGCGTATGAGAAGTACGTCGACGCCCTGCTGCGGTCGCCGGCCTGGGGCGAGCACCGGGGCCGCTACTGGCTCGACGCGGCCCGATACGCCGACACCCACGGCTACCACTTCGACAACTTCCGCGAGATGTGGACATACCGCGAGTGGGTCGTCGAGGCCCTCAACGCCAACATGCCGTTCGACCGCTTCACGATCGAGCAGCTCGCCGGCGACCTCCTGCCGAACCGGACGCTCGACCAGCGGATCGCCTCGGGCTTCAACCGCTGCGCCATGTCGACGAATGAGGGGGGGACGATCGCCGAGGAGAACCTCGTCGGCTACACCCGCGACCGCACGGAGACCGTGGGCCAGGTCTTCCTCGGCCTGACCGTCGGCTGCGCGGTCTGCCACGACCATAAGTTCGACCCGATCTCCCAGAAGGAGTTCTACGAGCTCTCGGCCTTCTTCAACAACTCGACCCAGCCGGCCTTCGACGGCAACGTCAAGGACTCGGCGCCGATCATCCCCGTCCCCCGTCCCGAGGACGCCTCGCGGTGGGAGGCCCTGCCCGCGCTCCTGACCGCGGCGAAGGCCGAGGTCGACGCCCGTTCGCAGGCCGCCCGGGACGAGTTCGACGCCTGGCTCGCCTCCCAGACGGCCGAGACCGTCGCCGCCGCGCTGCCGGCCGGCGACCTCCGGCTGAGCGCCGGGCTCCCCGATCGGGGCGAGGGTTCGCCCCAGGTCGCGTTCGAGTCGACCGCGATCGGCGACTTCGAGAAGGACCAGGCGTTCTCCTTCGGCGCCTGGATCAAGCTCCCCAAGGCGGGCGCGACCGGCTCGGTCCTCGCCCGGATGGACGACCCGCACGGCCATCGCGGCTGGGACCTCTGGATCGAGGGCAAGAAGGTCGCCGCCCACATCGTCCACCAGTGGCCGGACGACGCCCTCAAGGCGGTCTCGCGGGACGAGATCCCGACCGAGACGTGGACGCACGTGTTCATGACTTACGACGGCTCGGGCAAGGCGTCGGGCGTGAAGATCTACGTCGACGGCAAGCCCCAGGCGACCGTCGCCGCCGCCGACCGCCTGAAGGAGACGATCCGCACCGACGTCCCGCTCAAGGTCGGCCGTCGCCACGCCTCGGCGCGGATTCCGGAGGTGGGGATCGCCGAGGTCCGCATCCACGGCCGGGCGCTCGCCGACGCGGAGGTCGCCGACCTCGCCGGCTTCGGCCGCGCCGGGGCCTTCCTGGCCAGGCCCGCCGACCAGCGTCCCGCCACCGAGGCCGACGCCCTGTTCGCCTGGTGGCTCGCCGCCCGCGACCCGGCTTCGCGCGAGCTTCGCGCGAAGCTCGCGGCTCTGGAGGCCGAACAGGGCGCGATCAAGGCCCGGGGGACGGTCGCCTTCGTGACGGAGGAGAAGTCCGAGGAGGCCGCCGCCTTCCTGCTGTTCCGGGGCGAGTACGACCAGCGCCGCGACCCGCTCAAGGCCGCCACGCCCGCCGCCCTGCCGCCGATGCCCGAGGAACTCCCGCGCAACCGGCTGGGGTTCGCCCAATGGCTCCTCCGCCCCGAGCATCCCCTGACCTCCCGCGTGACGGTCAACCGCTTCTGGCAGGAGATCTTCGGCCAGGGGCTCGTCCGCACCACGGGCGACCTGGGGATCAGCGGCGAGACCCCCAGCCACCCCGAGCTGCTCGACTGGCTGGCGGTCGAGTTCCGCGAGTCCGGCTGGGACGTGAAGCGGTTCTTCAAGCTCCTGGTCACCTCGTCGGCCTACCGCCAGTCGGCCGCCGCGACCCCCGAGAAGCTGGAGGCCGACCCGGCCAACCGGCTCCTCTCGCGAGGGCCGAGGTTCCGCATGGACGCCGAGATGATCCGCGACTACGCCCTGTCGGCGTCGGGCCTGCTCGTCGCCAAGATCGGCGGGCCGAGCGTCCGGCCGTACCAACCCGAGGGGGTCTGGGAGGCCGTCGCCATGCCCGAGAGCAACACCCGGAACTACAAGGCCGACTCCGGCGACGGGCTCTACCGCCGCAGCCTCTACACCTTCTGGAAGCGGGCCGCGCCGCCGGCCTCGATGGAGATCCTCAACGCCCCCAGCCGCGAGGTCTGCACCGTCCGGCGCGATCGCACCGACACCCCGCTCCAGGCCCTCGTCACCCTCAACGACCCCCAGTTCGTCGAGTCCGCCCGGGTGCTCGCTCAGCGCGTCTTGGCCGGCTCGCCCGACTTCGAATCCCGCGTCGACGCCCTGGCCCGGCGCGCCCTGGCCCGGCCCCTCCGCGAAGAGGAAGCCTCGGTCCTCCGCCAGTCGCTCGACCGCCTGGCCGCCTACTACCAGGCCCACGCCGAGGACGCCGAGAAGCTCCTGGCCGTCGGCGAGTCCCCTCGCGACCCCAACCTCGCCCCCGTCGAGGCCGCCGCCTGGACCATGATCGCCAACCAGCTGCTCAACCTCGACGAGGCCCTCAACAAGTAA
- a CDS encoding DUF1501 domain-containing protein, which translates to MNPFDEYALSETRRRFFRRGGDAVGLASLMSLLARDGLVSRAAAGDVATPGGIADRMPPIPTHFAPKAKRVVYLHMVGGPSQMDLFDYKPAMGDWYDKDLPESIRQGQRLTTMTSGQARFPIAPSKYKFAQHGQSGMWVSEMLPYTAKMVDDLCFIRSMHTEAINHEPAVSMLQTGNQIPGRPCLGSWVSYGLGSLNDDLPTFVVLVARPSNTEQIQAISARLWSSGYLPGEHAGVSFRSAGDPILYINNPPGVPPEIRRNTLDGIRALNEMNHRQLGDPETRTRIEQYELAFRMQASVPDLTNTAGEPESTYQLYGEDARKPGSFANSILLTRRMLERGVRFVQIYHNNWDHHGNLGGRMPSQCKDVDQACYGFIQDLKARGMLDDTLVIWGGEFGRTIYSQGGLSKDNYGRDHHPRCFTMWMAGGGSKPGMIHGETDDFSYNIVKDPVHVRDFHATVLQLLGYDHERFTYRYQGLDQKLTGVDPAKVVKELLA; encoded by the coding sequence ATGAATCCGTTCGACGAGTACGCCCTGTCCGAGACCCGCCGGCGGTTCTTCCGACGCGGCGGCGACGCCGTCGGTCTCGCCAGCCTGATGTCGCTCCTGGCCCGCGACGGCCTGGTCTCGCGGGCGGCGGCCGGCGACGTCGCGACGCCCGGGGGGATCGCCGACCGCATGCCGCCGATCCCCACCCACTTCGCCCCCAAGGCCAAGCGGGTCGTCTACCTGCACATGGTCGGCGGCCCCTCGCAAATGGACCTGTTCGACTACAAGCCGGCGATGGGCGACTGGTACGACAAGGACCTGCCGGAGTCCATCCGCCAGGGCCAGCGCCTGACCACGATGACCAGCGGCCAGGCCCGGTTCCCGATCGCCCCGTCCAAGTACAAGTTCGCCCAGCACGGCCAGTCCGGCATGTGGGTGAGCGAGATGCTCCCCTACACGGCGAAGATGGTCGACGACCTGTGCTTCATCCGGAGCATGCACACCGAGGCCATCAACCACGAGCCGGCCGTCTCGATGCTCCAGACCGGCAACCAGATCCCCGGCCGGCCCTGCCTGGGGTCGTGGGTCTCGTACGGCCTGGGCTCGCTGAACGACGACCTGCCGACCTTCGTGGTGCTGGTCGCGCGGCCGTCGAACACCGAGCAGATCCAGGCGATCTCGGCGCGGCTCTGGTCGTCGGGCTACCTGCCGGGCGAACACGCGGGGGTCTCGTTCCGCAGCGCGGGCGACCCGATCCTGTACATCAACAACCCGCCGGGCGTCCCCCCCGAGATCCGTCGGAACACCCTGGACGGCATCCGCGCCCTCAACGAGATGAACCACCGCCAGTTGGGCGACCCGGAGACCCGCACCCGGATCGAGCAGTACGAGCTGGCCTTCCGGATGCAGGCGAGCGTCCCCGACCTGACGAACACTGCCGGCGAGCCCGAGTCGACCTATCAGCTTTACGGCGAGGACGCCCGCAAGCCCGGCAGCTTCGCGAACTCGATCCTGCTGACCCGCCGGATGCTGGAGCGGGGCGTCCGGTTCGTGCAGATCTACCACAACAACTGGGACCACCACGGCAACCTCGGCGGCCGGATGCCCAGCCAGTGCAAGGACGTCGACCAGGCCTGCTACGGGTTCATCCAGGACCTCAAGGCCCGTGGCATGCTCGACGACACCCTGGTCATCTGGGGCGGCGAATTCGGCCGCACCATCTACAGCCAGGGGGGCCTCTCGAAAGACAACTACGGCCGGGACCACCACCCGCGCTGCTTCACCATGTGGATGGCCGGCGGCGGCTCCAAGCCCGGCATGATCCACGGCGAGACCGACGACTTCAGCTACAACATCGTCAAGGACCCGGTCCACGTCCGGGACTTCCACGCCACCGTCCTGCAACTCCTCGGCTACGACCACGAGCGGTTCACCTACCGCTACCAGGGCCTCGACCAGAAGCTCACCGGCGTCGACCCCGCCAAGGTCGTCAAGGAACTGCTCGCCTGA